CGGCCTGAATAGAAAGTTCGCGGCCTGGCCCCCCACCGGCGACTGAAGTCGCAGCAACAACTACGGGAAGCCTCGCAAACTGCGCGAGGCTGATCCGCTCATTCTGTGGCATCAGCGCTCACGACCAATCTCCTTTCATCCGCCGTGGTCGCGCGCAGCGCGGTGTTCGACTCAGGATGACATCATACCGGGGAATCGCGGCAGAATTCAGATCGATCACCCCGCGCGCAACCGCTCGATCACCGCGGCGATGTCCGGCGGGAGCGGGGCGTCGAAGGTGGCGTGCTCGCCGGTGGCGGGGTGGGTGAAGGAGAGGCGGGACGCGTGCAGCGCCTGGCGCTTGATGAGCGACAGCCCCGCGCGGCCGTACTGGCGGTCGCCCAGCACGGGATGCCCGGCGTGCGCCATGTGCACGCGGATCTGGTGCGTGCGGCCGGTGTCCAGCTCCAGCTCCAGCAGCGTGGCGCGCGCGAGGCGCTCCAGCACGCGGAAGCGGGTGCGCGCGGGCTCGCCGCCCGGGCGGATGGTGCGCAGGTTGGGCTGGCGCGGGTCGCGGCCGATGGCGGCGTCGATCTCGCCCGCGTCGTCGGCCACCACGCCGTCCACCAGCGCCTGGTACACGCGCCCGATGCCGCCCTCGCGCAGCTGCGCGTCCAGCCGCGCGTGGGCCACGGCGCTCTTGGCGAACAGCACCAGCCCCGACGTGTCGCGGTCGATGCGGTGCACCGGCCGCACCTTCGCCTTCACCCCGCTGCGCTCGAAGTGGTGCACGATCCCGTGCGACAGCGTTTCCGTCTGCCCGGGCGAGGTGGGGTGGACCAGCACGAAGGGCGACTTGTCGATCACCAGCACGTCCTCGTCCTCGTGCACGATGGCCAGCGGCATGTCGACCGGCTGCAGCGCCGTGTACTCGTCCACGCCCACGCGCGCGGCGATCAGGTCGCCCGCCCTGACCTTGCGGGCCAGGAACGCGGGCTTGCGGTTCAGCAGGATGCCGTGGGCGCGGGTGAGCTTCTGGATCATCCGCCGCGACACCTGCATGGGCCCGGTGAGCACCTCCTGCACCGTGCGCCCCGCCTCGTCGTCCGCCACCGTGTGCTCCAGCCACCGCTGCGTCATCGTCCCCCGCCGTCGTGGTGAATCCCATCGCCCCCGCCACAAGATCGGGGCCGCGACATTCCGCGTCCATCCCTCGCTGGCGGCGTGCCCGGCGGATAGTATCCACGCCGCGCGCCCGATTTCCATCTCCGCCTCACCTTGCCGCCGGCGCGCGCGGGAATCATCATCTCTCCCCATCTCCCTGAATCACCCGCCGTTTCCGGCCCAATCCGACCCACGGAGGACCCGTTGATCCGCACCACCCTGGCCGCGGCCGCCGCCGCGGCGCTGCTCGCGCCCGCGCTGCACGCGCAGGCCTCGTATCCCGTGAAGGGCACCGGCACGGTGGTGCTCCGCGCCGCGCGGGTCATCGACGGAACCGGCGCCGCGCCCATCGCCAACGGCGAGGTGGTGGTGACCGACGACCACATCGTGGCCGTCGGCCGCCAGGGCGCGGTCACGGAGCCGGCCGGCGCGCGGGTGATCGATCTGGGCGACGCCACGCTGCTGCCGGGGTTCATCGACGCGCACGTGCACATCATCGGGCGCGCGCTGAACGACCCCGGCAGCAACGACGCCGCCGTGCGCGACTTCCCCTCGTTCGGCGCCATCCTGGGCGCCGAGAACGCGCGCCGCACGCTGATGAACGGCTTCACCACCGTGCGCGTCCTCGGATCGCCCAACTTCGACGACGTGGCGCTGCGCACCGCGATCGACGGAGGATACGCGGTGGGCCCGCGGATGCAGGTGGCGGCGCACGCCATCGGCATCACCGGCGGCCACTGCGACGAGAATGGCTTCCGCCCGGGGCTGATGGACACCGACTACCGCCAGGGCGTGGCCGACGGGCTGGAGCAGGTGCGCGCGGCCGTGCGCTACCAGGCCAAGTACGGCGCCGACGTGATCAAGATGTGCGCGACCGGCGGCGTGCTGAGCGAGGGCGACGCGGTGGGAGTGCCGCAGTTCACGCAGGAGGAGATGAACGCGCTGGTGGAGGAGGCGCACAAGCTGGAGCGCCCGGTGGCCGCGCACGCGCACGGGGCCGAGGGGATCAGGATGGCCGTGCGCGCCGGGGTCAGCTCCATCGAGCACGGCTCGTTCCTGGACGAGGAGGGCGCGCGGATGATGGCCACGCGCGGCACCTTCCTGGTCCCCACCCTCTCCGCGGGCGAGACGGTGGTGGCGGCGGCCGACCGCGGCGTGCTGACCGGCCTGCGCGCGCAGAAGGCGCGCGACGCGGGCGCCGCCATGCGCCGCGCCATCCGCATCGCCGTGGCGGCGGGGGTGCCCATCGCGCTGGGGACGGACGCGGGCGTGGGCCCGCACGGCGCCAACGGCCACGAGTTCACGCTGATGGCCGAGTGGGGCGGGATGACGCCCATGCAGGTGATCGTCGCCGGCACCAGCAACGCCGCGAAGCTCCTGGGGTGGCAGAACCGCATCGGCACGCTGGCGCCGGGGAAGCTGGCCGACGTCGTCGCCGTCGCCGGCGACCCCATGCAGAACGTGCGCACGCTGGAGACGGCCACGTTCGTGATGAAGAACGGCGTGGTCTACAAGGAGCCGCAGCCGCGCCGCTGATCCCGCAGCAGCGGAAGGGGAGATGACGAGCCGCCCGCCGGACGCGTTCCGGCGGGCGGCGTCCCGCGTCCGGACACGAAAAAGTTCCGCTTCGGGCCAGCGGTCCCTATGTTGGTCCCGTTGATGCCGGCATCTTTAGGGTTCGGGAGAACGACCGATGAACGCGTCCCGCCTGGCTACCCTCATCGCCCTCCTGCTGGCGTTCGTGAGCTCCGTCGCCGCCGTGCTGGTGGTTCCGGAAGTCCGCTGCGCCCTGGGCCTGGAGACGACTCAGCGGCAGTGCGGGCCGCGCACGGCCTCCGCGCAGGGCGTGGAGAACCAGTTCACCTCGCCGGCGGGCGGCCCCGTCGCAAACGGCGAGCGGATGACGGCCGCCGCGGCGGTGCTGCGCATCCGCGCGCGCTTCCAGCAGGTCGAAGGCGATGTCGAGGGCGGGCGGCTGGGTGAAAGCCGCAAGGACATCTCCGGCCTGGCGGGCGACAGCGCGTACGCCACGATCTACCAGTCGGGCGGCGAAATCCCCAAGGTCCGCGCGCGCATCTTCGCGAATGGCAACCGGACCGCGTACCAGGCGTACTACGACGGCGGCCGGCTCTTCTTCCTCTTCTACACGGTCGACCGCCTGCTCCCGTCGGGCCCGCAGCGGCTGGAGGAGCAGCGGTTCTATTTCGACGACGGCCGGATGATCCGCTGGCTCGCGCCGGGCGGCGAGGTTTCCAGCGCCTCGGCCGAATACGCCGACGCCGAGCAGCGGATGCGCTCGCTCGCCGCCCGCCTGCTGGACGGCGCGCGCTCCGGCGACGGCACGATCGCATTCTGACCCCGAATCCGGGAATTCAGTTCGTGCATCCTCGCCGCATCAGCCCGACGTCATCCTGAGGCCGGCCACACCGTAACCGCATCTACACGAGAGGTTGCAGGCCGAAGGATCTATCGTCGCCGCAGCACGTGATTCGGCGAGGTGCACTGATACCGAATTCGTCGATCGATCGTGCAATCCGGAAGCTCACGTGTGACCTCGCCTATAGATCCTTCGGCCTTCAACCGCTTGTGCGGAGGGCAACGACGGCGTGGCCGGCCTCAGGATGACGTCTCTCTGTGGCGTTTGTAATGCACAGATGATTGCCAGATCCGGTATGATACTTCCGCCGGATTTGTTATGATCGCCGGAAAGGGGTTGGGGGATGGAGATGCGAAGCGGCCGGCCGCGCGGGATGCGGCCGGCCGCTGCCTCTTCATCCTCCCCGGTCAGCGCTGCGATTCGTCCGCGACGGAGGCGACGACCGGGATCCGTAGCCGCGTGCCGGCCGGGACGACGGCCCCGGAATCGAGCCGGTTCAGCCGCGCGATGGCGGCGATGGGGACGTCCTCGCGCGCGAACGGCGCCGCCAGCTCGCGGAGCGTGGCCGCGCGCTGCACCGCCAGCAGCGCGAGCCGCGGCTGCGGCGGCGTCTCGCCGGGCATGGGGGCGCGCGCCTCGCGGATCATCCACTGCACCGCCTGCTGCAGCTCCTGCACGCCCGCAGCGTCGGCGATGCCCGTGATCTGCCATCCCACGCCCGTGGTTTCGAAGAACGCCACGATGCGCGTCCCTCCGCCCGGCAGCGCGTCCTGCCACCAGAACACCGGCTTCCGGTCGATCTGGAACGCCAGCGGCGCGATCCGCCGCGCGCCGCCGGGGATGTCCTGGTACTGCTGCGCCAGCCCCTCCGCGCCCTCGGCCGCCACGCCGCGCAGCACCAGCACCGCGTGCGCCGCCGGCGAGGTGGCCGACAGGTAGCCGCCCAGCATCCGCGCGGTCCACAGTGGCGGCAGGCCGATCCGCGCCGGCTCGCGCACGCGGTAGTACGCGCCGCCCGCCACGAACCCCAGGAACCCGCGCTCGCCGGCGATGAATCCCAAGAGCGTGGAATCCAGCGGCAGCGTGAGGCGGATCGCGCGCGGCGCTCCCGACGGCGGTGGCGCGGCGGCGAGGCGTTCCGCGCGTCCGGGATACGCCGGATGCGTCCGCGCGAACGCGGGGAACAGGTCGCGCGCCTCGTCCCGCGCGAGC
This genomic interval from Longimicrobium sp. contains the following:
- a CDS encoding RluA family pseudouridine synthase; its protein translation is MTQRWLEHTVADDEAGRTVQEVLTGPMQVSRRMIQKLTRAHGILLNRKPAFLARKVRAGDLIAARVGVDEYTALQPVDMPLAIVHEDEDVLVIDKSPFVLVHPTSPGQTETLSHGIVHHFERSGVKAKVRPVHRIDRDTSGLVLFAKSAVAHARLDAQLREGGIGRVYQALVDGVVADDAGEIDAAIGRDPRQPNLRTIRPGGEPARTRFRVLERLARATLLELELDTGRTHQIRVHMAHAGHPVLGDRQYGRAGLSLIKRQALHASRLSFTHPATGEHATFDAPLPPDIAAVIERLRAG
- a CDS encoding amidohydrolase family protein, with protein sequence MIRTTLAAAAAAALLAPALHAQASYPVKGTGTVVLRAARVIDGTGAAPIANGEVVVTDDHIVAVGRQGAVTEPAGARVIDLGDATLLPGFIDAHVHIIGRALNDPGSNDAAVRDFPSFGAILGAENARRTLMNGFTTVRVLGSPNFDDVALRTAIDGGYAVGPRMQVAAHAIGITGGHCDENGFRPGLMDTDYRQGVADGLEQVRAAVRYQAKYGADVIKMCATGGVLSEGDAVGVPQFTQEEMNALVEEAHKLERPVAAHAHGAEGIRMAVRAGVSSIEHGSFLDEEGARMMATRGTFLVPTLSAGETVVAAADRGVLTGLRAQKARDAGAAMRRAIRIAVAAGVPIALGTDAGVGPHGANGHEFTLMAEWGGMTPMQVIVAGTSNAAKLLGWQNRIGTLAPGKLADVVAVAGDPMQNVRTLETATFVMKNGVVYKEPQPRR
- a CDS encoding M48 family metalloprotease; protein product: MTIRFLARVLLCASPMLAVAGGLHAQSETDLPPLSATDEQVGRLVEMRVTNEAVGGYHDVLMDLRMQQVVNGLLGPSRLEAPRPHFLILDSPVPNVFGAPYETLFITRGMLEQLRDDDELAVVLAHAIGHQAAGHDRWSPGLRARLAAIRVSDALLGPGFASATEEPLSFQGLGLRFLLRAYTPAEERTADSIAATLFAGSPYAARTGAGVLEALARDEARDLFPAFARTHPAYPGRAERLAAAPPPSGAPRAIRLTLPLDSTLLGFIAGERGFLGFVAGGAYYRVREPARIGLPPLWTARMLGGYLSATSPAAHAVLVLRGVAAEGAEGLAQQYQDIPGGARRIAPLAFQIDRKPVFWWQDALPGGGTRIVAFFETTGVGWQITGIADAAGVQELQQAVQWMIREARAPMPGETPPQPRLALLAVQRAATLRELAAPFAREDVPIAAIARLNRLDSGAVVPAGTRLRIPVVASVADESQR